One Vitis riparia cultivar Riparia Gloire de Montpellier isolate 1030 chromosome 4, EGFV_Vit.rip_1.0, whole genome shotgun sequence genomic window carries:
- the LOC117912318 gene encoding uncharacterized protein LOC117912318, with the protein MGVLSDKISREQLKPGDHIYSWRTAHIYAHHGIYTSEGMVIHFTRASGQEIGTGTELDRAFFVSVPSHSSDTPCPRCGYHLRLRGGVISTCLDCFLADGDLYLFRYDVSLAFFIAKFRGGTCTLAASDPPADVIHRASFLLQHGFGVYQIFKNNCEDFAVYCKTGLLVFTNTSVGLSGQAVALFAIASAIISSPLRFLTTGFTGLAVIGWAMFSVSRLVSDVAVRRDVIKVSVERLVTYSGLDEQGITNTTKEDSVTEMAMED; encoded by the exons ATGGGGGTGCTTTCAGACAAGATCAGCAGAGAGCAACTCAAGCCTGGGGATCACATATACTCATGGCGGACTGCTCACATCTATGCGCATCATG GGATATACACCAGTGAAGGAATGGTGATCCACTTCACTCGAGCATCAGGTCAGGAGATTGGTACTGGAACTGAGTTAGATCGTGCCTTTTTCGTATCAGTTCCTTCTCATTCTTCGGACACTCCATGCCCAAGATGTGGCTATCATTTAAGGCTTAGAGGTGGTGTCATCTCTACCTGTCTTGACTGTTTCCTTGCTGATGGCGATCTCTACCTCTTTCGATATGATGTCTCACTGGCATTTTTTATTGCCAAGTTTCGAGGAGGAACCTGTACCCTTGCCGCATCTGACCCACCAGCAGATGTCATTCACCGTGCCTCCTTCCTCCTCCAGCATGGATTTGGTGTCTATCagattttcaaaaacaactgCGAGGATTTTGCAGTCTACTGTAAGACAGGTTTGCTTGTGTTCACTAACACCAGTGTGGGCCTGAGTGGGCAGGCAGTGGCCTTGTTTGCTATTGCCAGCGCTATCATTTCTTCGCCGCTTAGATTTCTAACTACAGGCTTTACTGGTCTAGCAGTAATAGGTTGGGCTATGTTTTCTGTTAGTCGGTTAGTTTCTGATGTTGCAGTGCGACGAGATGTGATTAAAGTGTCTGTTGAGAGACTTGTCACCTATTCTGGCTTAGATGAGCAGGGTATAACTAATACGACCAAGGAAGACTCCGTAACTGAGATGGCAATGGAAGACTAA